Proteins encoded by one window of Lacipirellulaceae bacterium:
- the aspS gene encoding aspartate--tRNA ligase produces MLRTHTCGELSESHIGSTATLCGWVDSYRDHGGGLFVDLRDRYGLTQVVFNPPDTSEELIELSKTLRSEYVIQVTGNVAARPEGMTNKRMATGAIELRTTDFKLLNKCKNPPVSPSATGKDLPGEDLRLKHRYLDLRRPEVQNTLLLRDKLIKGMRDYFADHNFADIETPVLGRSTPEGARDYLVPSRVHHGTFYALPQSPQLYKQILMIAGYDRYVQLARCFRDEDLRADRQPEFTQLDLEMSFVDGDDVMGVIDGLVAKLAKEHLGLDVPTPLPRMTYDEAMERFGHDAPDLRFGMELIDCSDLAPKSDFGVFKSVVEAGGRVRAINVKNGTSQYSRRGIDGLTEFVQGLGAKGLAWFRVEEDGKLGGAIAKFFSEELLEEFKERLGTGPGDLILFSADQFAGTCKILHALRTKIGKEMNLYEPDAMNFSWVVEFPMFEFDDETQCWHAMHHPFTAPLEDHVDLLKTDPGKCRAQAYDLVINGSEAGGGTVRIHDSEIQSQVFELLGIDEQTAAERFGFLLEALQYGAPPHAGIALGVDRWVMLFAKLDNIRDCIAFPKTQKASDLMTDAPGTVDTKQLKELAIKLDL; encoded by the coding sequence GTGCTACGCACACATACTTGCGGCGAACTCTCTGAATCTCACATCGGCTCGACGGCCACGCTCTGCGGCTGGGTCGATTCCTACCGTGACCACGGCGGCGGGCTGTTTGTCGACTTGCGTGATCGGTACGGGCTCACCCAGGTCGTTTTCAATCCGCCAGATACCTCCGAAGAACTGATTGAGCTAAGTAAAACGCTGCGTTCAGAATACGTGATTCAAGTTACCGGTAACGTTGCCGCACGGCCCGAGGGGATGACCAACAAACGCATGGCAACTGGTGCGATCGAACTGCGGACGACCGACTTCAAGCTGCTCAACAAATGCAAGAATCCGCCCGTCTCGCCCAGTGCAACGGGCAAGGACCTGCCGGGGGAAGACCTACGGCTGAAGCATCGTTACCTGGATCTCCGTCGCCCTGAAGTTCAGAACACGCTGCTGTTGCGAGACAAGCTGATTAAGGGGATGCGGGACTACTTCGCCGATCACAACTTTGCCGATATCGAAACCCCGGTCCTAGGACGCAGCACGCCCGAGGGCGCACGCGATTACCTCGTGCCCAGCCGGGTGCATCACGGCACGTTCTACGCGTTGCCCCAATCGCCGCAGTTGTACAAGCAGATTTTGATGATCGCCGGGTACGACCGCTACGTGCAGCTTGCCCGTTGTTTCCGCGATGAAGACCTCAGGGCCGATCGCCAACCGGAATTTACACAACTCGATCTCGAAATGTCGTTCGTCGACGGCGACGACGTGATGGGCGTGATTGATGGGCTGGTCGCAAAGCTCGCCAAAGAGCACCTTGGTCTCGATGTGCCCACGCCTTTGCCACGAATGACTTACGACGAAGCGATGGAGCGCTTCGGGCATGATGCGCCTGACCTGCGTTTTGGCATGGAACTGATCGACTGCTCGGACCTAGCACCCAAGAGCGATTTCGGCGTGTTCAAGAGCGTCGTCGAAGCGGGCGGACGCGTGCGGGCGATCAACGTCAAGAACGGCACCAGCCAGTACAGCCGACGGGGCATCGATGGGCTCACCGAGTTCGTCCAAGGACTCGGGGCAAAGGGCCTAGCATGGTTCCGCGTTGAGGAGGATGGCAAACTGGGCGGGGCGATTGCGAAGTTCTTCTCCGAGGAACTGCTGGAAGAATTCAAAGAACGCCTCGGCACCGGGCCGGGCGATCTGATCTTGTTCTCCGCTGATCAGTTTGCTGGCACTTGCAAGATTTTGCACGCGTTGCGAACGAAAATCGGCAAGGAAATGAATCTCTACGAGCCGGATGCGATGAACTTCTCGTGGGTCGTTGAGTTCCCAATGTTTGAGTTCGACGACGAGACGCAGTGCTGGCACGCGATGCACCATCCATTTACCGCGCCTCTGGAAGACCATGTCGACCTACTGAAGACCGACCCCGGCAAATGTCGCGCACAAGCCTACGACCTCGTGATCAACGGCAGCGAAGCGGGCGGCGGCACGGTTCGTATCCACGATTCGGAGATTCAGTCGCAAGTGTTCGAGCTCTTGGGCATCGACGAGCAAACCGCGGCAGAGCGATTTGGATTCCTGCTGGAAGCGCTCCAGTACGGCGCTCCGCCACACGCGGGGATCGCCTTAGGTGTTGACCGCTGGGTGATGCTGTTCGCGAAGCTTGATAACATTCGCGACTGTATTGCTTTCCCGAAAACGCAAAAGGCAAGCGACTTGATGACCGACGCCCCCGGCACGGTTGACACTAAGCAGCTTAAGGAGCTGGCAATCAAGCTGGATCTCTAA
- the nrdR gene encoding transcriptional regulator NrdR: MKCPFCRVDNDRVIDSRACQDGFAIRRRRKCNSCKRRYTTYERIEESTIKVVKKDGSRVPFLRENIQRGLERACWKRPISDRDVERTVSAIENDVYSSFEEEIDSRQLGELVMEHLRDLDEVAFVRFASVYRQFADAGDFVDELRPFLSDGGRTPR, encoded by the coding sequence ATGAAATGTCCCTTCTGTCGCGTTGATAACGACCGTGTGATCGATTCGCGGGCCTGCCAAGATGGCTTCGCGATTCGCCGTCGGCGGAAGTGCAACTCTTGCAAACGGCGCTACACGACTTACGAGCGCATCGAAGAATCGACGATCAAAGTCGTTAAGAAAGATGGCTCGCGGGTTCCTTTCTTGCGGGAAAACATCCAACGCGGTTTGGAGCGCGCCTGTTGGAAACGTCCCATCAGCGACCGCGATGTCGAGCGGACCGTGTCGGCAATCGAAAACGACGTCTACAGCTCGTTCGAAGAGGAAATCGATAGCCGCCAGTTGGGCGAGCTCGTCATGGAGCATCTTCGCGACCTCGACGAAGTGGCCTTTGTCCGTTTCGCGAGCGTCTACCGTCAGTTTGCTGATGCGGGTGACTTTGTCGATGAGCTAAGACCTTTCCTCTCCGACGGCGGCCGCACACCACGTTAA
- a CDS encoding cytochrome c peroxidase — MNGHLRIAVAAAMVGILSLLTSTSLHAQTVGVPAIPTTPDDYVDYAVTSLPTHFTTGPTAAENNTPVDNPITNAGAALGRVLFYDERLSHSQGISCASCHQQSNNFSDPDQFSTGVDGQTDRHSMGLANSTFYGREAFFWDERAATLEIQVLQPIENSVEMGGDLDVLRGELAATAFYPVLFQEAFGDSQITNDRISKALAQFVRSMNSYQSKFDTAFTPANPTTPDFEAVFTEQEQLGAEIFHGSGRCSTCHATNTQSGDNLFNIGLDANNLADQGAGRGRFKTSSLRNVEAQDGYMHDGRFTTLEEVVEHYSSGIQNNPFLSPGLPVGGFGFTAAEEAALVAFLKTLTDDTFLNSELFSDPFVELTGDYNDDGIVDGDDLAEWGTGFGATTTTGSFLEWQQNLGASWLDLRPSSLAASGAVPEPNSVALLIAGLWATLWRRRLPDS; from the coding sequence ATGAATGGGCATCTAAGGATCGCGGTTGCGGCCGCGATGGTGGGGATTCTATCGCTCCTCACCAGCACTTCTCTCCACGCACAGACCGTCGGCGTACCAGCAATCCCTACGACGCCAGATGACTATGTTGACTACGCGGTAACCAGCCTACCGACGCATTTCACGACGGGGCCAACGGCCGCGGAGAACAACACGCCGGTTGATAACCCGATTACCAACGCAGGGGCTGCTTTGGGGCGTGTGCTGTTCTACGACGAACGACTTTCTCACAGCCAGGGGATTAGCTGCGCGTCGTGCCATCAGCAGTCCAACAACTTTTCTGATCCCGATCAGTTTAGCACGGGTGTCGATGGGCAGACCGATCGTCATTCAATGGGGCTTGCGAACTCCACCTTTTATGGCCGCGAAGCTTTCTTCTGGGACGAACGCGCTGCCACGCTAGAGATTCAAGTGTTACAGCCCATTGAAAACTCGGTCGAAATGGGGGGCGATCTCGATGTGTTGCGGGGCGAACTCGCGGCCACCGCGTTCTATCCGGTACTCTTCCAAGAAGCGTTTGGCGACAGCCAGATCACCAACGACCGCATCTCCAAAGCGCTCGCTCAGTTCGTCCGTTCGATGAACTCTTACCAATCGAAGTTCGACACGGCCTTCACTCCCGCGAATCCCACGACGCCAGACTTTGAGGCCGTCTTCACCGAGCAGGAACAACTGGGGGCGGAAATTTTTCACGGTTCAGGACGCTGCAGCACCTGCCATGCGACCAACACTCAGTCGGGCGACAATCTGTTCAATATTGGACTGGATGCCAACAATCTGGCTGACCAAGGGGCCGGACGCGGGCGGTTCAAAACCAGTTCCCTTCGCAACGTTGAAGCACAAGACGGCTACATGCACGATGGGCGGTTTACGACGCTAGAAGAAGTGGTCGAGCACTACAGCTCCGGTATCCAAAACAACCCGTTCCTCTCACCCGGCCTGCCCGTCGGCGGCTTCGGATTCACCGCGGCAGAGGAAGCAGCACTGGTGGCGTTCTTGAAGACACTGACCGACGACACGTTCCTCAATAGCGAACTGTTTTCTGACCCGTTCGTCGAACTCACCGGCGACTACAACGATGACGGCATCGTTGACGGGGATGACCTCGCCGAATGGGGCACCGGCTTCGGTGCCACTACCACGACGGGTAGCTTCCTTGAGTGGCAACAGAATCTGGGGGCAAGCTGGCTCGACCTACGACCTTCGTCACTAGCCGCGTCGGGGGCAGTGCCGGAGCCGAACTCGGTGGCGTTGTTGATCGCAGGTTTGTGGGCAACGTTGTGGAGGCGGCGGCTGCCTGATTCGTAG
- the mutS gene encoding DNA mismatch repair protein MutS codes for MSKPALTPMMQQYYDAKQTAGDALLLFRMGDFYELFHEDAKKAAGLLGLSLTSRDKGDPKAGKEPIPMAGFPHHQLDQYLAKIIAAGMRAAVCEQVEDPKQAKGIVKRDVTRIVSRGTVTDDSLLAPEESNFLLAIAHGETASDAACGLAWIDVSTGRFEAASVEPSRLGDELARIGPVEILVGEDRPALPAEWTEGRVITKRPPWAFGQQAAQASLAKHFGPHALEGFGFNDKDGPGLAAAGAVLDYLNETQRTSLSHIDALIPHRVGTTLEIDESTRRSLELTRTIREGTREGSLWGVLDRTVTSMGARLLGDWLANPLTDVTAITARHDAVEELLKNASLTTTLRESLRSIYDMQRLLARVTTGRATPRDLSFVTRTLACLPKVKAKLADRDSSRLAQLHDRIDLCGEVHQQLKTALEEECPLTAKEGGFIRAGFNAELDEQRELAKGGKQWIAKYQAEAIERTGIPTMKVGFNRVFGYYLEVTHVHKDKIPDDFIRKQTLKNAERYVTPELKEYEEKVLAAEERSQTLEYDLFVELRETVANAAKRLQATAAALAEIDCLASLAELARSRNYVRPEMVAEAKLEILGGRHPVLDVTEPEGTFVPNDVSCAGLDENAPLTSSPSFLLITGPNMAGKSTYIRQVALLTLMAQVGSFVPAEKATVGVADRIFARVGASDDLARGRSTFMVEMTETARILNTATERSLVILDEIGRGTSTYDGLSLAWAVVEHLHDKIGCRTLFATHYHELTDLAEQLVGLANYNVAVQEHEGKVVFLHRIVHGPADKSYGIHVAQLAGVPSAVNTRAAEILEQLEDGGSNNHTPALSNGRASQNGSLQMTLFELADHPLLDEIRELDLDSMTPLEAFGKLAAWREQLGALQES; via the coding sequence ATGTCGAAGCCGGCCCTCACGCCGATGATGCAACAGTATTACGACGCCAAGCAGACCGCTGGCGATGCGCTGCTCTTGTTTCGGATGGGGGATTTTTACGAACTGTTTCACGAAGATGCAAAGAAGGCGGCTGGACTGCTGGGCCTCTCGCTCACGAGTCGTGACAAGGGCGATCCCAAGGCTGGCAAAGAGCCGATCCCGATGGCGGGTTTTCCGCACCATCAGCTCGATCAGTATCTCGCCAAGATCATTGCCGCGGGAATGCGGGCAGCGGTTTGCGAACAGGTTGAAGACCCCAAGCAGGCCAAGGGAATCGTCAAACGCGACGTGACGCGCATCGTCAGCCGCGGGACGGTCACCGACGATTCGCTGCTTGCGCCAGAAGAAAGTAATTTCCTTCTGGCGATTGCCCACGGCGAAACCGCAAGCGATGCCGCTTGTGGCTTAGCCTGGATTGACGTTTCCACAGGTCGCTTCGAAGCCGCCAGTGTTGAGCCTTCTCGACTCGGTGACGAACTCGCTCGCATCGGCCCGGTGGAAATCCTCGTTGGTGAAGACCGCCCTGCCCTGCCCGCGGAGTGGACCGAAGGCCGCGTCATTACGAAGCGTCCGCCGTGGGCGTTTGGCCAGCAGGCCGCTCAGGCGTCGCTTGCCAAACACTTTGGCCCGCACGCTTTGGAAGGTTTTGGGTTCAACGATAAGGATGGCCCGGGGCTCGCCGCGGCGGGAGCGGTGCTGGATTACTTGAACGAAACTCAGCGGACGTCGCTCTCGCATATCGACGCACTGATTCCGCATCGCGTAGGGACGACACTCGAAATCGACGAGTCAACTCGACGTAGCTTGGAACTCACCCGGACGATTCGAGAAGGAACGCGCGAGGGTTCGCTCTGGGGCGTGTTGGACCGCACGGTCACCTCGATGGGAGCCCGACTGCTGGGCGACTGGCTGGCTAATCCGTTGACAGACGTCACGGCTATCACCGCACGGCATGATGCTGTCGAAGAACTCCTGAAAAACGCCTCGCTGACGACCACGCTGCGAGAATCGCTCCGCTCGATCTACGACATGCAGCGACTGCTCGCCCGCGTAACCACTGGTCGAGCGACGCCACGCGATTTATCGTTTGTGACTCGCACGCTCGCTTGCCTGCCCAAGGTGAAAGCCAAACTTGCCGATCGCGACTCTTCGCGCCTCGCTCAGCTTCATGATCGCATTGATCTCTGCGGCGAAGTTCATCAGCAGCTTAAAACGGCCCTCGAAGAAGAATGCCCCCTGACGGCTAAAGAGGGTGGCTTCATTCGCGCGGGTTTCAATGCCGAACTCGACGAGCAACGCGAACTCGCCAAGGGCGGCAAGCAGTGGATCGCTAAGTACCAGGCCGAGGCGATTGAACGGACCGGCATCCCCACGATGAAGGTCGGCTTCAATCGCGTGTTTGGCTATTACCTGGAAGTCACGCACGTCCACAAAGACAAAATCCCCGACGATTTCATTCGCAAGCAAACGCTCAAGAACGCTGAGCGCTACGTCACGCCCGAACTCAAGGAATACGAAGAGAAGGTCCTCGCCGCCGAAGAACGCTCGCAAACCTTAGAGTACGACTTGTTCGTCGAGCTTCGCGAAACAGTTGCCAACGCTGCGAAGCGTTTGCAAGCGACGGCTGCCGCTCTGGCGGAAATTGATTGCCTAGCGAGCCTCGCCGAGTTGGCCCGTTCTCGGAATTATGTTCGCCCCGAAATGGTTGCCGAAGCAAAACTCGAGATTCTTGGCGGTCGGCACCCGGTGCTGGATGTCACGGAGCCCGAGGGGACGTTCGTCCCTAACGATGTCAGTTGCGCGGGACTAGACGAGAACGCGCCCCTCACCTCAAGCCCCTCATTCCTCCTCATCACCGGCCCCAACATGGCAGGTAAAAGTACGTACATTCGCCAAGTGGCGCTCCTCACGTTGATGGCTCAGGTCGGCAGCTTTGTCCCTGCGGAGAAGGCGACCGTCGGCGTGGCGGATCGGATTTTCGCCCGCGTGGGGGCCAGCGACGACTTGGCCCGCGGGCGCAGTACGTTCATGGTCGAAATGACCGAGACGGCGCGAATTCTCAACACAGCGACCGAACGCAGCCTAGTCATCCTCGACGAAATTGGTCGCGGCACCAGTACCTACGACGGCCTCTCGCTCGCCTGGGCAGTGGTCGAACACCTGCACGACAAAATCGGTTGCCGCACGCTCTTCGCTACGCACTATCACGAGCTGACCGACCTAGCCGAGCAGCTTGTCGGCCTTGCCAACTACAACGTCGCCGTGCAGGAACACGAAGGAAAAGTCGTCTTCCTCCATCGCATCGTCCACGGCCCCGCGGACAAAAGCTACGGCATCCACGTCGCTCAACTTGCCGGGGTGCCAAGTGCCGTGAATACACGAGCGGCAGAAATCCTCGAGCAGCTCGAAGATGGTGGCTCAAATAACCACACGCCCGCTCTGAGTAATGGTAGAGCGAGCCAAAACGGTTCTCTACAGATGACACTCTTCGAGCTAGCCGACCATCCCCTGCTCGATGAAATCCGCGAACTCGATCTCGATTCAATGACGCCGCTGGAGGCGTTTGGGAAGCTCGCCGCGTGGCGCGAGCAGTTGGGCGCGTTGCAGGAGAGTTGA
- the rpoN gene encoding RNA polymerase factor sigma-54: protein MRLSLGQSMQMSQKQVLAPRMIQSMEILQLPILALQERIEQEMEDNPVLDQIEPTGDEYDTDEKVSPDAPADGEKELVVDEDHNNQDDFERLENMVENMPDVYEERTGPSRGEIEAEGDRRHDQMANMVARPESLHDYLEHQLSWYDLDEEHTRFCERIIYNLDSNGYLKSPLEDLLPPAPSELNGAAEKWREEQLKLAEEALATVQRLDPPGVGARSLKECLLLQLTPGLLFFEELQVLIENHLEDLENNRLPLIQKKTGFDLETINEAWEDLKTLKPKPGAEFNSSTVAAVTPDVFIDRKEGGGYTVRLEDGELPSLYISPTHRRMLQQAIAAKDKQTVDYIKKKIMSAQWIIEAIEQRRSTLTKVSQAIVDHQQRFLDDGPEYIEPLKMQQIADKVGVHVTTVSRAVDDKWMQTHRGIFPLKRFFVGGTTGADGEEVAWDRVRQQLQEIVDNEDKSKPLSDDALVKELAKEGITVARRTVTKYRKAMDIPSSRQRKDWSKAGK from the coding sequence ATGCGACTCTCCCTCGGCCAAAGCATGCAGATGTCTCAGAAGCAGGTGCTTGCACCGCGGATGATTCAATCGATGGAGATTCTGCAACTGCCGATCCTTGCTCTGCAAGAACGCATCGAGCAGGAGATGGAAGACAACCCCGTGCTCGATCAGATCGAGCCCACGGGCGATGAGTACGACACGGACGAAAAGGTCAGCCCCGATGCGCCGGCTGATGGCGAGAAGGAACTGGTCGTCGACGAAGACCATAACAACCAGGACGACTTCGAGCGTCTGGAAAACATGGTCGAGAACATGCCGGACGTTTACGAAGAACGGACCGGCCCTTCGCGCGGGGAGATTGAAGCTGAGGGAGACCGGCGCCACGACCAAATGGCGAACATGGTCGCGCGACCCGAATCGCTGCACGATTACCTTGAGCACCAACTCAGTTGGTACGATCTCGACGAAGAACATACCCGCTTCTGCGAACGGATCATCTACAACCTCGATTCCAACGGCTACCTAAAGTCGCCGCTGGAAGACTTGCTGCCTCCCGCGCCAAGCGAGCTCAACGGTGCGGCCGAGAAATGGCGCGAGGAACAGCTCAAGCTTGCCGAGGAGGCACTCGCCACAGTGCAGCGACTCGACCCGCCGGGCGTGGGCGCACGGAGCTTGAAAGAGTGCTTACTGCTGCAACTCACGCCTGGGTTGTTATTCTTCGAAGAGCTGCAGGTACTCATTGAGAATCACTTGGAAGACCTCGAGAATAACCGCCTGCCGTTGATTCAAAAGAAGACCGGCTTCGACCTGGAAACGATCAACGAAGCGTGGGAAGACCTCAAGACTCTCAAGCCGAAGCCTGGGGCGGAGTTCAATTCTTCAACCGTGGCCGCGGTCACCCCGGATGTATTCATCGATCGTAAAGAAGGGGGCGGATACACGGTACGGCTGGAAGATGGCGAGCTTCCCTCGCTCTACATCAGCCCGACACACCGACGAATGCTCCAACAGGCAATTGCCGCCAAGGACAAGCAAACGGTCGATTACATCAAAAAGAAAATCATGTCGGCGCAGTGGATCATCGAAGCGATCGAGCAACGCCGCAGCACGCTGACGAAAGTCTCGCAGGCGATCGTCGATCACCAACAACGGTTCCTCGACGACGGTCCCGAATACATCGAGCCGCTGAAGATGCAGCAGATCGCCGACAAGGTCGGCGTGCACGTCACCACGGTTAGTCGCGCGGTCGATGACAAGTGGATGCAAACGCATCGCGGTATCTTCCCGCTGAAGCGTTTCTTCGTTGGTGGCACCACCGGCGCCGATGGCGAAGAAGTCGCCTGGGATCGCGTGAGACAACAGTTGCAAGAGATTGTCGATAACGAAGATAAGAGCAAACCACTCAGTGACGATGCCTTGGTGAAAGAGCTCGCCAAAGAAGGCATCACCGTCGCCCGCCGTACCGTGACGAAGTACCGGAAGGCGATGGACATCCCTAGTAGTCGTCAGCGGAAAGATTGGTCGAAGGCTGGGAAGTAG
- a CDS encoding PH domain-containing protein codes for MKCSQCKANAPEDAIFCPQCGRPVGEIATDMNAKQRFAAALSGGDDDEPEEILWQGRYSKRAMFGTWATAGVFSVALLILAAVMKLSGTGWLVVGGIILLAWLGSLLTLLYRQMSIHYYLTNQRFLHESGLLWREIDRIEAIDIDDVTFRQGPVERAMGVGSVLITSSDKTTPEFELIGIEDVRNVATMIDEVRRQERRKRGLHVEAV; via the coding sequence ATGAAATGCTCTCAGTGCAAAGCCAATGCGCCCGAAGACGCCATCTTCTGCCCTCAATGCGGCAGACCTGTCGGTGAGATCGCCACCGACATGAATGCGAAGCAGCGATTCGCCGCGGCCTTGTCGGGGGGCGACGATGACGAACCGGAAGAAATCCTTTGGCAGGGGCGTTACTCAAAGCGGGCGATGTTCGGCACCTGGGCTACTGCCGGGGTCTTCAGTGTAGCGTTGCTGATCCTCGCAGCGGTGATGAAACTCTCTGGCACAGGTTGGCTTGTTGTCGGGGGAATAATTCTCCTGGCCTGGTTGGGCTCGCTGCTTACGTTGCTCTATCGCCAGATGAGCATCCACTACTACCTCACCAATCAGCGGTTCTTGCATGAGTCTGGCCTCCTCTGGCGAGAGATCGACCGCATCGAAGCGATCGACATCGACGACGTCACCTTCCGCCAAGGCCCCGTCGAACGTGCGATGGGCGTAGGAAGCGTCCTGATTACTTCGAGTGACAAGACGACGCCGGAGTTCGAGCTAATCGGCATCGAAGACGTGCGCAACGTCGCCACGATGATCGACGAGGTCCGACGGCAAGAACGACGCAAGCGCGGATTGCATGTCGAGGCGGTGTAA
- a CDS encoding YbaB/EbfC family nucleoid-associated protein has product MLKGLGNLANLPGMLKQAQEMGGKMQEMGEQLKTKRVTGNSGGGMIEVEANGVGEVLAVRIDPSLIEKQDKELIEDLIPAAINAAQQKAKQLHAEMMQELTGGMNIPGLGDALGSLGGEDPQQS; this is encoded by the coding sequence ATGCTTAAAGGACTTGGAAATCTCGCCAACTTGCCGGGGATGCTCAAACAGGCCCAAGAGATGGGCGGCAAGATGCAGGAGATGGGTGAACAGCTCAAAACCAAGCGGGTGACTGGCAACTCCGGCGGGGGGATGATCGAAGTCGAGGCCAACGGCGTGGGGGAAGTGCTTGCCGTGCGGATCGACCCTTCGCTGATCGAGAAACAGGACAAGGAATTGATCGAAGACCTCATCCCGGCGGCCATCAATGCGGCCCAACAGAAGGCAAAGCAGCTTCACGCGGAGATGATGCAGGAGCTGACCGGCGGGATGAACATCCCCGGCTTGGGGGACGCCCTGGGCTCTCTCGGCGGTGAGGACCCGCAACAGAGCTAA
- a CDS encoding NAD-dependent epimerase/dehydratase family protein, translated as MHALVTGGGGFLGRYIVEQLLARGERVRSFGRGEYPELEKLGVDVIRGDIADEEAVERSCAGVDCVFHVAALPGVSMKPRPYYAVNLNGTHNVITACLKNDVPRLVYTSSPSVVFAGEDQAGIDEDAPLALEWLRKHRSYYSHSKAQAEFFVLDANRAELKTCALRPHLIWGPRDGHLIPRLLDRARKERLRRVGDGENVVDMVYVENAAEAHLLAADVLAKDNSPVAGKAYFLSQGEPVNCWDWIDEILGSAGLPAVSKSISFANAWRIGHALETIFKTLRLSGEPPMTRFVAAQLAKSHWYDISAAKRDFGYGPRVSTAEGMERLGAWIETLPLR; from the coding sequence ATGCACGCACTCGTCACCGGCGGCGGCGGTTTTCTCGGTCGCTACATCGTTGAGCAACTTCTCGCCCGTGGTGAGCGGGTTCGCTCCTTTGGCCGCGGCGAGTATCCCGAGTTAGAAAAGCTCGGCGTCGATGTCATCCGAGGCGACATAGCAGACGAAGAAGCAGTGGAGCGGTCATGCGCGGGCGTCGATTGTGTGTTCCATGTGGCGGCGTTACCTGGAGTTTCGATGAAACCGCGGCCCTACTACGCAGTGAATCTCAACGGCACGCACAACGTGATTACTGCCTGCCTTAAGAACGACGTTCCTCGTTTGGTTTACACGAGCAGCCCAAGCGTCGTCTTCGCAGGTGAAGATCAGGCAGGCATTGATGAGGATGCTCCGCTGGCGCTTGAGTGGCTCCGCAAACATCGCAGCTATTACTCACATAGCAAGGCTCAGGCGGAGTTCTTTGTCCTAGACGCGAATCGTGCAGAGTTGAAGACCTGCGCCTTGCGTCCCCACCTGATTTGGGGACCACGCGACGGGCACCTCATACCACGATTGCTCGACCGTGCACGGAAGGAACGACTTCGTCGCGTTGGGGACGGAGAAAACGTCGTCGATATGGTCTATGTCGAGAATGCCGCCGAGGCGCACCTCCTTGCTGCCGACGTATTGGCGAAAGACAATTCTCCGGTCGCCGGAAAAGCGTACTTCCTCAGCCAAGGCGAACCGGTGAACTGCTGGGACTGGATCGACGAGATCCTCGGCTCTGCCGGTTTACCGGCCGTGAGCAAATCGATTTCTTTCGCAAACGCATGGCGAATCGGTCACGCCCTGGAAACCATTTTCAAGACGCTACGACTAAGCGGCGAGCCGCCGATGACCCGGTTTGTGGCCGCGCAACTTGCGAAGTCGCACTGGTACGACATTTCTGCCGCGAAGCGCGACTTTGGGTACGGGCCGCGAGTTTCGACGGCTGAGGGGATGGAGCGGTTGGGGGCGTGGATCGAGACGCTTCCCTTGCGATAG
- the tnpA gene encoding IS200/IS605 family transposase: MSRNYYSEINLHIVWHTKESQPALINEVEKATHQCIRQRVIDTPDAFIHEIGGINDHVHLAVTIAPTILVSNFIGQLKGGSGHDANQKLGRKVIQWQAGYGVVSFGKRDLPWVIKYIRNQREHHRVGSIHQRLETIEQREDP, encoded by the coding sequence ATGTCGCGCAACTACTACAGCGAAATCAACCTGCACATCGTTTGGCACACCAAGGAAAGTCAACCAGCCCTGATCAACGAAGTCGAGAAAGCAACTCATCAGTGCATCCGTCAACGAGTGATCGACACGCCCGACGCGTTCATTCATGAGATCGGCGGAATCAACGATCACGTTCACCTCGCCGTTACCATCGCACCGACGATCCTGGTAAGCAATTTCATTGGTCAGCTGAAAGGTGGTTCGGGGCATGACGCGAATCAAAAGCTCGGTCGCAAAGTTATTCAGTGGCAGGCAGGCTACGGGGTAGTGAGTTTTGGCAAGCGTGATTTGCCTTGGGTGATCAAGTATATTCGCAACCAGCGCGAACATCATCGCGTGGGTAGTATTCATCAGCGGTTGGAAACAATTGAGCAGCGAGAAGACCCGTAA